A window of the Virgibacillus pantothenticus genome harbors these coding sequences:
- a CDS encoding peptidoglycan D,D-transpeptidase FtsI family protein: protein MKKKKKKAQLPFRINLLFFIVFLMFAGLILQLGVVQILNGEEFQKEIDRTVKDTTKVPVPRGKMYDSSHQVIVDNKPLYSITYTPPKGTQAEDRLELAEKLAKYISMESDKVTERNKKEYWYLKNKKKADKRLKKKEAAKLDNAEQYNTILDRISEDEISGFSEQELEVIAIKAELDKAYSLTPQIIKNEDVTAEEYATVSEHLAELPGINATTDWNREYPYDDTMRSLLGSITSQEQGILADKEQYYLTRGYSRNDRVGKSGLEEYYEDVLRGRKEQIQYTTTKSGDVVDSKTVVEGQRGKDLVLTMDMDFQEKVDKIVRDELKTAVQKYPYDNRYLKDALAVVINPKTGEILAVSGQTRDGNQYKDATIKTLYDAHRPGSVVKGATVLAGLDSGVISPGQTFVDRPIKIKGTPQKGSYQSLGAVNDITALKLSSNVYMFYIALKMGGENRYPFPQNGKAAFDPAAWQEMRNYFQQFGLGVGTGIDFPFESVGYEGPTKSAAGLLMDQAIGQYDTYTTMQLAQYVSTIANDGYRVRPHFLKEIREPSRSDKQLGSVYRSEKTKVLNQIQMDQAYIDRVQEGFRQAFQERNGTVFSYGSSRDYKPAGKSGTAQNAIYKDGKQIAETENLSLVGYAPYDDPEIAFAVMVPNVGLGNGYRVNYEIGFKIMDAYFEAKKDSDKDDTDTASEDG, encoded by the coding sequence ATGAAGAAAAAGAAGAAAAAGGCGCAGCTTCCCTTTCGGATAAACCTATTGTTTTTTATTGTTTTTTTAATGTTTGCGGGACTCATATTACAACTGGGTGTTGTGCAAATTTTAAATGGCGAAGAATTTCAGAAAGAAATTGACCGGACTGTAAAAGATACAACAAAAGTTCCCGTACCTAGAGGGAAAATGTATGATAGTAGTCATCAAGTCATTGTCGATAATAAACCGCTCTATTCTATTACCTACACCCCGCCAAAGGGAACGCAAGCAGAAGATCGCTTGGAGCTAGCAGAAAAATTGGCAAAGTATATCTCTATGGAAAGCGATAAGGTAACGGAGCGAAACAAGAAAGAATATTGGTACTTAAAAAACAAAAAAAAGGCAGATAAGCGTTTAAAAAAGAAAGAAGCTGCAAAGTTAGACAATGCAGAGCAATACAATACCATTTTAGATAGAATCTCGGAAGACGAAATATCGGGGTTCTCCGAACAGGAGCTCGAAGTTATTGCGATTAAAGCAGAATTAGACAAAGCATATTCATTAACACCGCAAATTATTAAAAACGAAGATGTAACAGCGGAAGAATATGCTACGGTTTCTGAACATCTAGCTGAACTTCCAGGCATCAATGCAACGACAGACTGGAACAGAGAGTATCCTTATGATGATACAATGAGAAGCTTACTTGGATCGATAACATCGCAAGAGCAAGGTATATTAGCTGATAAGGAGCAATACTATTTAACTAGAGGCTACAGTCGAAATGACCGTGTTGGTAAAAGCGGCTTAGAGGAATATTATGAGGATGTACTCCGCGGACGAAAAGAACAAATTCAGTATACGACGACAAAATCAGGAGATGTAGTGGACAGCAAAACAGTCGTAGAAGGGCAGCGCGGAAAAGATTTAGTGTTAACGATGGATATGGACTTTCAGGAAAAAGTGGACAAAATTGTGCGAGATGAGTTAAAGACAGCCGTTCAGAAGTATCCTTATGATAATCGATACTTAAAAGATGCTTTGGCAGTAGTAATAAATCCTAAAACAGGCGAAATTCTCGCTGTCAGCGGACAAACGAGAGATGGTAATCAATATAAAGATGCTACGATAAAAACACTTTATGATGCACATCGTCCTGGATCTGTTGTTAAAGGTGCGACGGTATTAGCTGGGCTGGATTCAGGTGTCATCTCACCTGGTCAGACGTTTGTTGATCGACCGATAAAAATCAAAGGAACGCCACAAAAAGGCTCTTATCAATCTTTAGGAGCTGTAAATGACATTACAGCGTTGAAACTATCATCCAACGTGTATATGTTTTATATTGCTCTTAAAATGGGCGGGGAGAATCGCTATCCGTTTCCACAAAATGGAAAGGCGGCGTTTGATCCTGCGGCATGGCAGGAAATGAGAAATTATTTTCAGCAGTTTGGGTTAGGAGTGGGAACGGGAATCGATTTCCCATTTGAAAGTGTTGGTTATGAAGGACCAACTAAATCTGCAGCTGGACTATTAATGGACCAGGCGATTGGACAGTACGATACGTATACGACCATGCAGCTAGCGCAATATGTTTCAACGATTGCTAATGATGGTTATCGTGTGCGCCCGCATTTTTTAAAGGAAATACGTGAACCAAGCAGATCCGACAAGCAGTTAGGAAGCGTGTATCGGAGTGAGAAGACAAAAGTATTAAATCAGATTCAAATGGATCAAGCATATATTGATCGAGTGCAAGAGGGGTTCCGACAAGCTTTTCAAGAGCGGAATGGAACCGTATTTAGTTATGGAAGTTCAAGGGATTATAAACCTGCTGGAAAATCAGGAACAGCGCAAAATGCGATCTATAAAGATGGGAAGCAAATTGCGGAAACAGAAAACCTTTCATTAGTAGGCTATGCCCCTTATGACGACCCTGAAATCGCTTTTGCCGTAATGGTTCCGAATGTAGGGCTTGGCAATGGTTATAGGGTTAACTATGAAATTGGTTTTAAAATAATGGATGCTTATTTTGAGGCGAAAAAAGATAGTGATAAAGACGATACAGATACAGCATCGGAAGACGGATAG
- the phoU gene encoding phosphate signaling complex protein PhoU, with product MQTRGQFDQELKEIDQEIVELANLTEKALANAVRALFNQDIDLAEQVIEADKVIDKKDLEINDKVVLLIAKQNPVATDLRRLITAIKIVADLERMADNARNIARSTIRLGENKEVLIPNRLNTMQETLVNMLHTAITAFTEEDDKLAAQLSEMDDAVDRENKLILSELLGETATNPDKIQYIMQISLCSRYLERFGDHITNIGESILYLIKGENYNLN from the coding sequence ATGCAGACGAGGGGGCAGTTTGACCAAGAGCTGAAAGAAATAGATCAGGAAATTGTAGAATTGGCTAATTTAACAGAAAAAGCTTTGGCAAACGCTGTTCGAGCGTTATTTAATCAGGATATTGACCTAGCTGAGCAAGTAATCGAGGCTGACAAAGTAATTGATAAGAAAGACTTAGAAATAAATGATAAAGTCGTGCTTTTAATTGCAAAACAAAACCCAGTCGCAACGGATTTACGCCGTCTAATAACGGCTATTAAGATTGTTGCCGACTTAGAACGGATGGCTGATAATGCTAGAAATATTGCACGATCTACCATTCGGTTGGGAGAAAATAAAGAAGTGCTCATCCCGAATCGGTTAAACACTATGCAAGAAACATTGGTAAATATGCTTCACACAGCTATCACAGCTTTCACGGAAGAAGACGACAAGCTGGCAGCTCAATTATCCGAAATGGACGATGCTGTGGATAGGGAAAATAAACTCATTCTAAGTGAATTATTAGGAGAAACAGCAACGAATCCAGATAAGATTCAATATATTATGCAAATCTCTCTATGCTCAAGGTATCTAGAGCGCTTTGGGGACCATATTACTAATATCGGAGAGAGTATTTTATACTTGATTAAAGGTGAAAATTATAATTTAAATTAA
- a CDS encoding endolytic transglycosylase MltG codes for MKQPIRLFGIGLLTAGIIMLGVYFFTNGNIQTADNLSDEELVTLVEDKGYHVLTNSEYIAVSVDEVEDEVEDEATAAKNEQQPDTKAKSAEDKSDNNEDKQENQNADKEDKNKAKQNDDKKQAADKEKNKEDEKKTFTVNIKEGMPSSEISDQLEANDIIDDAAKFNAYLEDNDYSQKVQLGKFKVSSDMSLKEIAEAITK; via the coding sequence ATGAAACAGCCTATACGCCTATTTGGTATCGGCCTCTTAACAGCTGGTATAATCATGTTAGGGGTTTATTTTTTCACGAATGGAAACATTCAAACCGCTGACAACCTCTCTGATGAAGAGTTGGTTACATTGGTGGAGGATAAAGGTTACCATGTACTGACAAATTCTGAGTATATTGCGGTATCTGTAGATGAAGTTGAAGATGAAGTTGAAGATGAAGCAACCGCTGCGAAGAACGAGCAACAGCCAGATACAAAAGCTAAATCTGCAGAAGATAAGTCCGATAACAACGAAGACAAGCAAGAAAACCAGAATGCCGATAAAGAAGATAAAAACAAAGCTAAACAAAATGATGATAAAAAGCAAGCAGCGGACAAAGAAAAAAATAAAGAAGATGAAAAGAAGACATTTACAGTAAATATTAAAGAAGGAATGCCTTCTTCAGAAATTAGTGACCAGCTCGAAGCAAATGATATCATTGATGACGCTGCAAAATTTAATGCGTATTTAGAAGACAATGATTATAGTCAAAAAGTACAGCTGGGTAAATTTAAAGTGTCCAGTGACATGAGTTTAAAAGAAATTGCTGAAGCAATTACAAAATAA
- the rpmG gene encoding 50S ribosomal protein L33, protein MRVNITLACTETGDRNYITTKNKRTNPERLELMKYSPRLKKHTLHRETK, encoded by the coding sequence ATGCGCGTTAACATTACTTTAGCTTGTACAGAAACGGGAGATCGTAATTATATTACAACTAAAAATAAACGTACTAATCCTGAGCGTCTTGAGCTTATGAAATACAGTCCACGTCTTAAAAAACATACTTTACATCGTGAAACAAAATAA
- a CDS encoding 5-formyltetrahydrofolate cyclo-ligase, which yields MTKEQLRKSTITILNQMDAAQRKKVEQQLHHQLVTSSIWKNADTIGITISKGFEWDTNKLIKQAWEQGKTVCAPKCVPATKTMDFYAFHTYDQLEVVYYRLLEPDPSKTVYIPPANIDLLVVPGIVFDQKGYRIGFGGGYYDRFLVGFPNFTVSILHSSQLIESIPKNVFDIPVQHLITEAGLLLKKK from the coding sequence GTGACAAAAGAACAACTTCGAAAGTCCACCATAACTATCTTAAATCAAATGGATGCGGCGCAAAGAAAAAAAGTTGAACAGCAGTTACATCATCAATTGGTTACTTCATCAATTTGGAAGAACGCAGATACTATTGGGATTACGATCTCGAAAGGTTTTGAATGGGATACAAATAAACTAATTAAACAAGCTTGGGAACAAGGTAAAACCGTTTGCGCACCTAAATGTGTGCCTGCAACAAAAACAATGGATTTTTACGCATTTCATACATATGACCAATTAGAAGTTGTTTATTATCGTCTGTTAGAGCCAGACCCAAGTAAAACCGTATATATACCTCCTGCTAACATTGATTTGTTAGTGGTACCAGGTATTGTATTTGATCAGAAAGGCTACCGCATTGGTTTCGGGGGCGGGTATTATGATCGGTTTTTAGTAGGGTTTCCGAATTTTACTGTATCCATTTTGCATAGCAGTCAACTAATTGAATCTATACCAAAGAACGTATTTGATATACCCGTACAGCATTTAATTACAGAAGCAGGTTTGTTGCTGAAAAAAAAGTAG
- a CDS encoding rhomboid family intramembrane serine protease: protein MYLDEQYAMYRMAYQFVSRDEYDVLYVNEQGNEIWLEKNAGKNSKVLRLINQGFDWKNHLKKDIAVVFQKVKAMKKFLRAKHIQIHNIYISEYAPVDSWEFLKQPMKLNEKQPITMKLYYLSNSHYEEEKQRLEKEIGISSLDVDFSNEETVKEERVASYKQFLRQRVLDDKKHTEGMFSFGKPRLTYIILLLCVSLFLMLETNGGSENIQTLIQFGAKFNPAIMEDGEWWRIVSSMFLHIGWLHLVMNMIAVYYLGTLVERIYGSLRFLIIYFLAGIGGGIASFAFSANIAAGASGALFGLFGALLFFGLHHRRIFFQTIGTNVIMLIGINIVFGFSIPAIDNGAHLGGLVAGFIASGIVHLPKQKEWGKQIGAVLVYLALAFGIIQYGVANNMSSPMYYIMQIDELVKEENYEQVITEANDALRNSEGDEKWRAAILFNRAYAYIKLNQQDLAIKDLKQSIQLDRNFPEAHYNLALIYYQQGNMEEAEELIEKAYQLDPNNDDFINMYEQITGEKVK, encoded by the coding sequence ATGTATTTAGATGAACAGTATGCGATGTATAGAATGGCTTATCAATTTGTTTCCCGCGATGAATATGATGTTCTTTATGTAAATGAACAAGGAAATGAAATTTGGTTAGAAAAAAATGCTGGGAAGAACTCGAAAGTCTTACGATTGATCAATCAGGGATTTGATTGGAAGAACCATTTAAAAAAAGACATCGCAGTCGTTTTTCAAAAAGTAAAAGCAATGAAGAAGTTTTTAAGAGCAAAACATATTCAAATACATAATATTTATATATCAGAGTACGCTCCTGTTGATTCTTGGGAGTTCTTAAAGCAACCGATGAAGTTAAATGAAAAACAACCAATCACGATGAAATTATATTATTTGTCTAATTCTCATTATGAGGAAGAAAAGCAAAGATTGGAAAAAGAAATTGGAATTTCGTCTCTGGATGTTGATTTCTCAAATGAAGAAACAGTGAAGGAAGAACGAGTAGCCTCTTATAAACAATTTTTAAGACAGCGGGTTTTGGATGACAAGAAACATACAGAAGGGATGTTTTCTTTTGGAAAGCCTAGACTTACATATATCATATTACTTTTATGTGTGAGTTTATTTCTCATGTTGGAAACAAATGGTGGGAGTGAAAACATACAAACACTGATACAATTTGGTGCGAAATTTAACCCTGCCATCATGGAAGATGGAGAATGGTGGCGAATCGTCAGCTCCATGTTTTTACATATTGGTTGGTTACACTTAGTAATGAATATGATTGCTGTCTACTACTTGGGCACATTAGTCGAGCGGATTTACGGTTCCCTTCGATTTTTAATAATTTATTTTCTTGCCGGAATTGGTGGCGGAATAGCAAGCTTTGCCTTCTCGGCAAATATTGCTGCAGGTGCGTCAGGGGCTTTATTTGGTTTATTCGGAGCCTTACTGTTTTTCGGTCTTCACCATCGCCGGATTTTTTTCCAAACGATAGGAACCAACGTGATTATGTTAATTGGTATCAACATTGTGTTTGGCTTTTCAATTCCTGCAATTGACAATGGCGCCCATCTTGGTGGGTTAGTTGCCGGTTTTATTGCTTCTGGCATTGTCCATTTACCTAAACAGAAAGAATGGGGCAAGCAAATCGGTGCAGTTCTCGTCTATTTAGCACTTGCTTTTGGAATCATACAATATGGCGTAGCCAATAACATGAGTTCACCAATGTATTATATTATGCAGATCGATGAATTAGTAAAAGAAGAAAATTATGAACAAGTTATCACGGAAGCAAACGATGCCTTACGTAATAGTGAAGGTGATGAAAAATGGAGAGCGGCTATATTATTTAACCGTGCCTATGCATATATAAAATTAAATCAACAGGATTTAGCCATTAAAGATTTAAAACAAAGTATACAATTGGATCGAAATTTTCCGGAAGCACATTATAACCTTGCTTTAATTTACTATCAGCAAGGAAATATGGAGGAAGCGGAAGAATTAATCGAAAAAGCTTATCAATTAGATCCTAATAATGATGATTTTATCAATATGTATGAGCAGATCACAGGTGAAAAAGTTAAATAA